A single genomic interval of Aureliella helgolandensis harbors:
- a CDS encoding SDR family oxidoreductase — MSSNRTAIVTGGSGGIGSEISKRLARDGYRVVVHYGNDRQSAERVVREITDSGGVAVLRSADITDEDEIRNLFEFASDEFGGLNVVVANAGIGGGGPIEQVELADFKKLVAVNLVGAFLTLRESARRLSDGGRLIFVSSQLAERPRMGTGAYSATKAGIDAMLVSLSHELGTRGITVNSVRPGATEPGMFAGSDEERKEFFRNLSPFKRLGHPNDIAAVVSFLASDDAAWVTGQHIRADGGASN, encoded by the coding sequence ATGTCCAGTAATCGAACCGCAATTGTCACTGGTGGATCCGGGGGCATCGGCAGCGAGATTTCGAAGCGACTAGCTCGTGACGGATATCGCGTGGTCGTTCACTACGGAAACGACCGGCAATCCGCAGAAAGAGTTGTCCGGGAGATTACCGACTCCGGAGGCGTTGCGGTTTTGCGCTCGGCAGACATTACGGACGAAGATGAGATCAGAAACTTATTTGAATTCGCGTCCGACGAATTTGGCGGGTTGAATGTCGTGGTGGCAAACGCGGGAATCGGCGGTGGCGGCCCGATAGAGCAAGTAGAGTTGGCTGATTTTAAGAAACTGGTAGCAGTTAACCTTGTCGGTGCCTTCTTGACCCTTCGCGAATCCGCACGACGCCTGAGCGACGGTGGAAGGCTGATTTTTGTTTCTTCGCAACTAGCTGAACGCCCCCGTATGGGAACCGGCGCATATTCAGCGACAAAAGCGGGAATCGACGCGATGCTTGTTTCGCTATCACACGAACTGGGGACCAGGGGAATCACCGTGAACAGTGTCCGTCCCGGGGCCACCGAGCCTGGCATGTTTGCCGGAAGTGACGAAGAACGGAAGGAGTTTTTTCGCAACCTCTCTCCGTTCAAGCGACTCGGTCATCCCAATGACATCGCCGCAGTCGTTTCGTTCCTGGCCAGCGACGACGCGGCCTGGGTTACGGGACAACACATTCGTGCCGATGGTGGTGCGTCGAACTGA